The Corynebacterium simulans genome contains a region encoding:
- the lysS gene encoding lysine--tRNA ligase, whose product MSEQKNTPEVNDVPEQLRIRREKRERLLAEGTEAYPVTVDRTIAMKDLRHKFQVLAEDQEPGQEADVTYLHAGDETEIEHAIAGRLIFMRNTGKLCFATLQDGDGTQVQAMLSLAEVGEEQLAAWKSDVDLGDFISVRGRVIASRRGELSIMATKWTMAAKSLRPLPVSFADMNEETRVRQRYNDLIVREEARKNAMTRVKVMRALRNYMEDQGFVEIETPMLQTLHGGAAARPFVTHSNALDIDLYLRIAPELYLKRAVVGGIDRVFEINRNFRNEGVDRSHSPEFAMLETYAAWGDYNDCARTTRESIQAVAEAVFGSHKVTLADGTEYDFGGEEWPEIEMYPSLNEALARKFPGQPEVTIDSTVEELKEIAKVIGLDVPKNGGWGHGKLVEEIWEVLCEDQLEGPIFVKNFPVETSPLTRQHRSIPGVTEKWDLYVRGFELATGYSELVDPVIQRERFEDQARLAAGGDDEAMVLDEDFLAAMEQGMPPTAGTGMGMDRLLMALTGLGIRETVLFPIVKPEK is encoded by the coding sequence GTGAGCGAGCAGAAGAATACCCCCGAAGTAAACGACGTCCCTGAGCAGCTGCGCATCCGCCGCGAAAAGCGCGAGCGCCTGCTGGCTGAAGGCACCGAGGCATACCCGGTCACCGTTGACCGCACCATTGCCATGAAGGACCTTCGCCACAAGTTCCAAGTCCTGGCAGAAGACCAAGAGCCGGGCCAGGAAGCCGACGTAACCTACCTGCACGCAGGCGACGAGACCGAGATCGAGCACGCCATCGCCGGCCGCCTTATCTTCATGCGCAACACCGGCAAACTTTGTTTTGCCACCCTGCAGGACGGTGACGGCACCCAGGTACAGGCCATGCTTTCTTTGGCCGAGGTCGGCGAAGAGCAGCTGGCTGCCTGGAAATCCGACGTTGACTTGGGAGACTTCATCTCCGTGCGCGGCCGCGTCATCGCTTCGCGCCGCGGCGAGCTTTCCATCATGGCGACCAAGTGGACCATGGCGGCGAAGTCCCTGCGCCCGCTGCCCGTTTCCTTCGCGGACATGAATGAAGAGACCCGCGTGCGCCAGCGCTACAACGATCTCATCGTGCGCGAGGAGGCTCGCAAGAACGCGATGACCCGCGTGAAGGTCATGCGCGCGCTGCGTAACTACATGGAGGATCAGGGTTTCGTCGAGATCGAGACCCCGATGCTGCAGACCTTGCACGGTGGCGCGGCAGCTCGCCCGTTCGTGACCCACTCCAACGCTCTCGACATCGACCTTTACCTGCGCATTGCGCCGGAGTTGTACTTGAAGCGCGCCGTCGTTGGCGGCATCGACCGCGTCTTCGAGATCAATCGCAACTTCCGTAACGAGGGCGTCGACCGCTCCCACTCTCCGGAGTTCGCCATGCTAGAGACCTACGCGGCCTGGGGCGATTACAACGATTGTGCTCGCACCACCCGCGAGTCCATCCAGGCTGTGGCCGAGGCCGTCTTCGGCTCCCACAAGGTCACCTTGGCTGATGGCACCGAGTATGACTTCGGCGGCGAGGAATGGCCGGAGATCGAGATGTACCCATCCCTGAACGAGGCACTTGCCCGCAAGTTCCCGGGCCAGCCGGAGGTCACCATCGACTCCACCGTGGAAGAGCTCAAAGAGATTGCCAAGGTCATCGGCCTGGACGTTCCAAAGAACGGCGGTTGGGGCCACGGCAAGCTGGTCGAGGAGATTTGGGAAGTCCTGTGCGAGGACCAGCTCGAGGGCCCAATCTTTGTCAAGAACTTCCCGGTTGAGACCTCCCCGCTGACCCGTCAGCACCGCTCCATCCCGGGCGTTACCGAGAAGTGGGATCTCTATGTCCGCGGCTTCGAGTTGGCCACCGGCTACTCCGAGCTGGTGGACCCGGTTATCCAGCGCGAGCGTTTCGAGGATCAGGCCCGCCTGGCCGCCGGCGGCGACGATGAAGCCATGGTTCTCGACGAGGACTTCCTGGCCGCCATGGAGCAGGGTATGCCTCCAACAGCCGGTACCGGCATGGGCATGGACCGCCTGCTCATGGCACTTACCGGCCTGGGCATCCGCGAGACGGTTCTCTTCCCAATCGTGAAACCGGAAAAGTAG
- a CDS encoding serine/threonine-protein kinase: MSHLSHSAIVPVYTGGTTEGLPYFVMRYVEGGTLYDVLKVRKAAGLHFDLAEVAIYLEPIAQALDYLASLPTPVVHRDVKPANILVPDDPRPSATVLTDFGIVLYEEDNRITSEGMRVGTDAYLAPELYPTSLSAKAPSATAASDRYALALIALEMLTLENLREHYNQQQWAHSRLIPEITAQDLGPRNQDFAEHINTVLHKALAENRARRYTSAQEFIEELTTPTATPRRKSTARKWLLAAMVLGLCGIGVAGAWNYLAKEDWSGTQKEIAAEYPQIVGEKEGGTGWEGLKCNPQEVAAEAPMEASISCSSPRQQISVLEFASSDARSDFKKPPLGGVVRARKAIAAA; this comes from the coding sequence ATGAGCCACCTCAGCCACTCCGCCATCGTTCCGGTTTACACCGGCGGCACGACGGAAGGTTTGCCCTATTTTGTCATGCGCTACGTAGAGGGCGGCACGCTTTACGACGTCCTGAAGGTCCGCAAGGCCGCAGGGCTCCACTTCGACTTGGCCGAGGTTGCTATCTATCTCGAACCTATCGCACAGGCATTGGACTACCTGGCCAGCCTTCCCACGCCGGTTGTCCACCGCGATGTGAAACCCGCAAATATCCTGGTCCCCGATGATCCGCGCCCCTCGGCGACGGTCCTGACAGACTTCGGTATTGTGCTCTACGAAGAGGATAATCGCATCACCTCCGAGGGCATGCGCGTGGGCACGGATGCCTATTTGGCACCGGAGCTCTATCCGACGTCGCTTAGCGCAAAGGCGCCCTCCGCCACCGCGGCGAGCGATCGCTATGCCCTCGCACTCATCGCGCTAGAAATGCTCACACTGGAGAATCTGCGCGAGCACTACAACCAGCAGCAATGGGCGCATTCGCGCCTGATTCCGGAAATCACCGCGCAGGACTTAGGCCCGCGCAACCAAGACTTTGCTGAGCACATCAACACGGTGCTGCACAAGGCTCTCGCGGAAAATCGGGCGCGCCGCTATACCAGCGCACAGGAGTTCATCGAGGAGCTGACCACGCCCACCGCTACCCCGCGGCGCAAGAGTACAGCGCGCAAATGGCTTCTAGCCGCGATGGTACTCGGTCTCTGCGGCATCGGCGTGGCCGGTGCATGGAATTACCTAGCCAAAGAAGACTGGAGCGGAACGCAAAAGGAAATCGCAGCAGAATATCCCCAAATTGTGGGCGAGAAGGAAGGCGGCACCGGCTGGGAAGGCCTGAAATGCAACCCGCAGGAGGTGGCAGCGGAGGCGCCGATGGAGGCGTCGATAAGCTGCTCCAGCCCGCGCCAGCAGATAAGCGTGCTGGAATTTGCCTCCTCCGACGCGCGCAGCGATTTCAAAAAGCCTCCCCTGGGCGGGGTAGTGCGCGCAAGGAAGGCGATCGCTGCAGCTTAG